In Tripterygium wilfordii isolate XIE 37 chromosome 15, ASM1340144v1, whole genome shotgun sequence, one DNA window encodes the following:
- the LOC120017066 gene encoding probable xyloglucan endotransglucosylase/hydrolase protein 30, whose translation MDCLYGSSLSFFSLLVFLCIIISSSSQLAQAFNLNTISFDEGYSHLFGDSNLVRSPDGRGVRLLLDRFTGSGFISSSMYNHGFFSANIKLPSDYTAGVVVAFYTSNGDVFEKTHDELDIEFLGDITGKPWRFQTNLYGNGSTSRGREERYHMWFDPTKDFHRYSILWTSKSIIFFVDEVPIREVVRSEEMGSDFPAKPMSLYATIWDASTWATSGGKYKVNYKYAPFVAEFKDLVLDGCSVDPIQEFPSAVCSAIDLQIESNEYSVVTPEQRAAMRRFRQRYMYYSYCYDTLRYPLPPPECVIVPSEKFRFKETGRLKFGGSHKSHKRRSRRRSQTPVVVLDNDD comes from the exons atggatTGCTTATATGGTTcctctctctcattcttctctctccttgtctttctttgtattattattagttCATCATCACAATTAGCACAAGCCTTCAACCTCAACACCATCTCCTTTGATGAAGGTTACTCCCATCTCTTTGGTGATTCCAATCTTGTCCGCTCTCCCGACGGCCGTGGGGTCCGCCTCCTCCTCGACCGATTCACCG GGTCTGGTTTTATTTCTTCAAGCATGTACAACCATGGATTCTTTAGTGCCAATATCAAGCTACCATCGGATTATACAGCCGGAGTTGTTGTTGCCTTTTAT acatcAAATGGGGATGTATTCGAAAAGACACATGATGAATTGGACATAGAGTTCTTAGGAGACATAACAGGGAAACCATGGAGGTTTCAGACAAACTTGTATGGAAATGGTAGCACAAGCCGAGGAAGGGAAGAGAGATACCATATGTGGTTTGATCCAACCAAGGACTTCCATAGATACAGCATCCTTTGGACCTCCAAGAGCATCAT atTTTTCGTCGACGAAGTTCCAATCCGAGAGGTGGTGCGAAGCGAGGAGATGGGCAGCGACTTTCCGGCGAAGCCAATGTCCTTATACGCCACCATATGGGATGCCTCAACATGGGCTACTTCCGGTGGCAAATACAAAGTTAATTACAAATATGCACCATTTGTGGCCGAATTTAAGGATTTGGTTCTAGACGGATGTTCTGTGGACCCCATCCAAGAATTTCCGTCCGCCGTGTGCTCCGCCATAGACTTACAAATAGAGAGCAACGAATACTCGGTTGTGACGCCGGAGCAACGGGCCGCCATGCGCAGGTTCCGGCAGCGTTACATGTATTATTCATATTGTTATGATACATTAAGGTACCCCTTACCACCACCCGAATGTGTAATTGTACCTTCGGAGAAATTTAGGTTTAAGGAGACCGGAAGGTTGAAATTCGGTGGAAGTCATAAGAGCCACAAACGCCGCTCAAGGAGGAGGAGCCAAACTCCGGTGGTGGTTTTGGACAATGATGACTAG
- the LOC120017309 gene encoding agamous-like MADS-box protein AGL80 encodes MARVPRKKVQLAYITDERARKATFKRRKQSLMKKASELSTLCGIDACAIIYNPYEEQHEVWPSNEEIQPILSRFHNLSEMEKGKNKVDDVRFVQLRIDKAKNQLQKLCKVVREQEIINVMFESLVWPGTVQNLNLVDLNDLGLIIQQRLKQINHVLGSLDN; translated from the coding sequence ATGGCTAGAGTTCCAAGAAAGAAGGTCCAGCTAGCCTATATAACCGATGAGAGAGCTCGAAAGGCCACCTTTAAAAGGAGAAAGCAGAGCTTAATGAAAAAGGCTAGTGAACTGAGCACTCTCTGTGGGATTGATGCCTGCGCAATTATCTATAATCCCTATGAAGAACAGCATGAGGTTTGGCCCTCCAATGAAGAAATCCAACCCATATTGTCTCGGTTCCACAACCTGTCGGAGATGGAAAAGGGCAAAAACAAGGTGGATGATGTGAGGTTCGTTCAGCTGAGGATCGACAAGGCAAAAAATCAACTGCAGAAACTGTGTAAGGTTGTTAGGGAGCAGGAGATAATCAATGTCATGTTTGAAAGCCTGGTGTGGCCTGGAACGGTCCAGAATCTGAATTTGGTGGATCTTAATGACCTTGGATTGATCATTCAACAACGTTTGAAGCAGATTAACCATGTTTTGGGGTCTCTAGACAATTAA
- the LOC120017310 gene encoding agamous-like MADS-box protein AGL80, whose product MVRKKVNLAHITDDATRKSTFRKRKNGLIKKISELSTLCGIQACLIIYSCWDSKPFVWPSIDGVNQALGRFKSMSEEEQAKRRMDQEGFIQQRIEKTERKLMKQCLANRELEMTNVMFKCLTGESSVQSLNKMVDLNDLAWVIKKNLKEIEKSLGSQRNNKN is encoded by the coding sequence ATGGTGAGAAAGAAGGTTAACCTAGCCCACATAACCGACGACGCCACTCGAAAATCCAcattcagaaaaagaaaaaatggattGATCAAGAAGATCAGTGAACTGAGCACTCTCTGTGGCATACAAGCATGCTTGATCATATACTCTTGCTGGGATTCTAAACCCTTTGTTTGGCCCTCGATCGATGGCGTGAACCAGGCATTGGGTCGATTCAAGAGCATGTCTGAAGAAGAGCAAGCCAAAAGAAGGATGGATCAGGAGGGTTTTATCCAGCAAAGGATAGAAAAGACTGAAAGGAAGCTGATGAAGCAATGTTTGGCTAATAGGGAGTTGGAAATGACAAATGTTATGTTCAAATGCCTTACTGGAGAATCATCTGTGCAGAGTCTGAATAAAATGGTGGATCTAAATGACCTTGCATGGGTTATTAAGAAGAATTTGAAAGAGATTGAAAAGTCTCTGGGGTCTCAAAGAAACAACAAGAACTAG
- the LOC120016398 gene encoding uncharacterized protein LOC120016398, whose translation MKGDSHQENLPPSPSISDKMDGNPDPEQEALHHKGLAEDKFKASNLKSAIKHAKKANRLAPNLDGLSSMITAFEILRASAESTGDAAPDWYKVLQVEPFSHINNIKKQYKRLALDLHPDKNSYLGCEEAFKLVGEGFRVFSDKIRRKEFDMKLRLRIQGERMSGGGGGGEKEETFWTACTRCRLLHQFERRYLGYNLLCPNCKVNFVAVEVKEESVKEEKEKEEEEKEEDGVKVWSKRLRSSVGLKRKSSDDLGEGIGGRRSKNKMGSAGLNRKVVGREKNGDLKGKDRGGEKAGEGDGAAEWGGGRLRSVALRRRTSNLGEVLERANPKQVKSVVDTMTLAEMQLEVKRKASQERVKMKEKMNVEEKEKEKEMDSALKMSRDFEIGRNKGSDTSGHMGSLTRRTSKKSRNLEADRFSQKSAGMAIERHRSSKKGDLEIMAAEDSDFYDFDKDRTERTFKKGQVWAIYDDDDGMPRQYIFIDEIVSVYPFEVKLSWLDLQSNGDDGLMCWEKMGFHVSCGRFKVGKTTSSNLVNIFSHIVDCERAAREIYWIYPKKGSVWAIYNEAAMGAEGRNLSARDKKSYDIVVFLTTYSEMHGLSMAYLEKVEGFKILFKRREIGSHAIRWLEKDDIRLFSHQIPARKLSGVEAPDLLKDCWELDPASLPSDMLIGWGR comes from the coding sequence ATGAAAGGAGACTCACACCAAGAAAATCTCCCGCCCTCCCCCTCTATCTCTGACAAAATGGACGGAAACCCAGACCCAGAACAAGAAGCCCTCCACCACAAAGGTCTTGCGGAGGACAAATTCAAGGCCTCAAATCTCAAATCCGCTATCAAGCACGCCAAGAAGGCCAATCGCCTGGCGCCCAACCTTGACGGCCTCTCCTCAATGATCACCGCCTTCGAAATCCTACGTGCCTCCGCGGAATCCACTGGAGATGCCGCTCCCGATTGGTACAAAGTCCTCCAGGTAGAACCCTTCTCTCACATTAACAATATAAAGAAACAGTACAAGAGACTTGCGCTTGATTTGCACCCTGATAAGAATTCCTATTTGGGATGTGAAGAGGCGTTTAAGCTTGTGGGtgaggggtttagggttttttcaGATAAGATAAGGAGAAAGGAGTTTGATATGAAGCTGAGGTTAAGGATTCAAGGAGAGAGGatgagtggtggtggtggtggtggtgagaaGGAGGAGACGTTTTGGACTGCGTGTACGAGGTGTAGGTTGTTGCACCAGTTTGAGAGGAGGTATTTGGGGTATAATTTGTTGTGCCCGAATTGTAAAGTGAATTTTGTGGCTGTAGAGGTTAAGGAGGAAAGTGTcaaggaggagaaagagaaggaggaggaggagaaagaggAAGATGGGGTTAAGGTTTGGAGTAAGAGATTGAGGAGCAGTGTGGGTTTGAAGCGGAAATCAAGTGATGATCTTGGTGAGGGAATTGGGGGCCGGAGATCGAAAAATAAAATGGGTAGTGCTGGTTTAAACAGAAAAGTGGTTGGTCGTGAGAAAAATGGGGATTTGAAGGGGAAAGATCGTGGTGGGGAGAAGGCTGGGGAAGGTGATGGTGCTGCAGAATGGGGAGGTGGGAGGTTGAGGAGTGTGGCTTTGAGGAGGAGAACCAGTAATCTTGGGGAGGTGTTGGAGAGGGCGAATCCAAAGCAAGTGAAATCTGTCGTGGATACTATGACACTGGCAGAGATGCAGTTGGAAGTTAAGCGCAAGGCAAGTCAAGAGAGAgtaaaaatgaaggaaaagatGAATGtggaagagaaggagaaggaaaagGAGATGGACAGTGCTCTGAAAATGTCTAGAGATTTCGAGATTGGGAGAAATAAAGGCTCAGATACAAGTGGGCATATGGGAAGTCTGACTCGGAGAACTTCTAAGAAGAGTAGAAACTTAGAAGCTGATAGGTTTTCTCAAAAGAGTGCAGGTATGGCAATTGAGAGACACAGGAGTTCGAAGAAGGGGGATTTGGAAATTATGGCAGCCGAGGATTCtgatttttatgattttgataAAGATAGAACAGAGAGAACTTTTAAGAAAGGGCAAGTCTGGGctatatatgatgatgatgatggaatGCCTAGACAATACATTTTTATAGATGAGATTGTTTCAGTTTACCCGTTTGAGGTGAAGTTGAGCTGGTTGGATCTGCAAAGTAATGGAGATGATGGGTTGATGTGTTGGGAGAAAATGGGATTTCATGTATCTTGTGGGAGATTCAAAGTTGGAAAGACAACCTCTTCAAACTTAGTCAATATCTTTTCACATATTGTGGATTGTGAAAGGGCAGCAAGAGAAATTTATTGGATTTATCCAAAGAAGGGTTCGGTCTGGGCAATTTACAATGAAGCAGCTATGGGTGCAGAGGGAAGAAACCTTTCAGCTAGAGATAAGAAAAGCTATGACATTGTTGTGTTTCTGACAACATACAGTGAGATGCATGGACTGAGCATGGCCTACCTTGAGAAGGTTGAGGGGTTCAAGATTCTATTTAAGAGACGAGAGATTGGTTCTCATGCCATTAGATGGCTAGAAAAAGATGATATCCGCTTGTTTTCTCATCAGATTCCTGCAAGAAAGCTTTCTGGAGTTGAAGCTCCAGATCTTTTGAAAGACTGCTGGGAACTCGACCCTGCTTCTCTTCCTTCAGATATGCTTATTGGTTGGGGTAGATGA
- the LOC120017229 gene encoding UV-B-induced protein At3g17800, chloroplastic: MQVLGGAGAISDLLVAIPSSTGSFFRSCVFRHLQSNYSLSAPPFKRCLSSPNWISKQGTGLEKCRARGLTIRASGDSSDNLMPVAPLQLESPAGQLLAQILQTHPHLLPAAVDQQLENLHTDRNVEGEKTSPSQDPLYKRIAEVREKERHKTLEEIIYCLIVLKFVDNDISMIPKVTETSDPAGRVDFWPNQEQKLESIHSSEAFEMILSHLSIVLGERTVGPLDPIVQISKIKLGKLYAASIMYGYFLRRVDQRYQLERTMKTLPKGFDEDKARLEGPTPSNQLWDPDSLIMIQPDDGTVTDERGFMDSEDGKSYRLRSYVMYLDAETLQRYATIRSKEAISLIERQTQALFGRPDIRVSDDGSIGIENDDVLSISFSGLTMLVLEAVAFGSFMWDAESYVETKYHFVNS; the protein is encoded by the exons ATGCAGGTGTTAGGAGGAGCAGGAGCTATAAGCGACTTGTTGGTGGCGATTCCCTCGTCAACCGGAAGTTTCTTTAGGTCTTGTGTTTTCAGGCACCTCCAGTCCAACTACTCTCTTTCTGCTCCACCCTTCAAA AGATGTCTTTCATCCCCTAATTGGATCTCAAAGCAAGGGACTGGACTGGAGAAGTGTCGAGCTCGAGGCTTGACTATTAGAGCGTCAGGAGACTCAAGTGATAACTTGATGCCAGTAGCTCCTCTGCAACTAGAATCCCCAGCTGGCCAGCTTTTGGCGCAAATATTGCAAACCCATCCTCATTTACTACCTGCAGCCGTTGATCAACAGCTTGAGAACCTTCATACAGACAGGAATGTTGAAGGAGAGAAAACTTCGCCATCCCAGGATCCCCTTTATAA GAGAATAGCCGAAGTCAGAGAAAAGGAAAGGCACAAGACATTGGAGGAGATAATTTACTGTCTGATTGTGCTTAAATTTGTAGATAATGACATTTCAATGATCCCGAAGGTGACAGAAACTTCAGATCCTGCAGGACGAGTAGATTTTTGGCCAAACCAAGAGCAGAAGCTAGAATCGATTCATTCTTCTGAAGCATTCGAGATGATACTGAGCCATTTATCTATCGTGCTGGGAGAACGCACAGTGGGCCCCCTTGATCCCATTGTTCAAATAAGCAAAATCAAACTTGGAAAATTGTATGCTGCATCTATAATGTATGGATATTTCCTGAGAAGAGTTGATCAACGATATCAACTTGAGAGGACTATGAAAACCCTTCCCAAGGGTTTCGATGAAGACAAGGCGAGACTTGAAGGTCCAACCCCATCAAACCAGTTATGGGATCCAGATTCATTGATCATGATTCAGCCTGATGATGGAACCGTCACTGATGAGAGGGGCTTCATGGACAGCGAAGACGGAAAATCATATAGACTGAGGTCCTATGTGATGTATTTGGATGCAGAGACACTTCAAAGATACGCAACCATAAGATCCAAGGAAGCCATTTCTTTAATAGAAAGGCAGACCCAAGCATTATTTGGGAGGCCTGACATTAGGGTTTCTGATGATGGGTCGATTGGCATAGAGAATGATGACGTGCTTTCGATTAGTTTCTCTGGATTAACAATGCTAGTCTTGGAGGCAGTAGCATTTGGATCTTTCATGTGGGACGCAGAAAGCTATGTTGAAACAAAATACCATTTTGTTAATAGCTAA